A window of the Fusarium poae strain DAOMC 252244 chromosome 3, whole genome shotgun sequence genome harbors these coding sequences:
- a CDS encoding hypothetical protein (TransMembrane:2 (i12-31o505-527i)~BUSCO:11048at5125) produces MNVVAFLRHGLRLLVPLSVAFTLYLYLFPVIQGCAFPVESRDSHEAYSLTKKFHWPSTPTADDNAKLAPFRLLALGDPQLEGDTSIITNYLGTFPHIKSAYKKVTFQTSHWCFRERVRQIIHDIVDVFMEDLPYWLMSQRKRVDLWGNDFYLAHIYRQVNWWTNPTHVSVLGDLVGSQWIDDKEFEKRGQRFWNRVFKGTERLSDELAKYPSTNHTISGVLDGSEEQKAWKKRMLNVAGNHDIGYAGDLTEERLERFERVFGKTNYELRFELPITDPETRATLYSDENPDSTKVMPQLRIIGVNDMNLDTPAKSIPLQDATYGFINDVIGTSGAVQYKGEFTLILTHIPMYKPEGICVDAPLFDFHTTADGGGLKEQNQLSVDATRGFLEGMWGMSAKSNAPGKGYGRPGLMLNGHDHAGCDTYHYINQTNGTDPSQRSWQVASWSDAQAQQIPGSEGIPGRREITVRSMMGDFGGNAGLLSLWFDQETWEWKFEYATCPLGNQVFWWFTHIWDVCVMVWVVLYAVLSNLETRGVDVDGCAARTWDYVLRRREKKPIAKK; encoded by the coding sequence ATGAACGTCGTGGCTTTTCTCCGCCATGGCCTGCGCCTTTTGGTGCCGCTCTCGGTAGCTTTCACTCTCTACCTCTACCTCTTCCCCGTCATCCAAGGATGCGCATTCCCCGTCGAGTCGCGCGATAGCCACGAGGCTTATTCCCTTACAAAAAAGTTCCACTGGCCTTCGACGCCGACGGCCGACGATAATGCGAAGCTTGCGCCTTTTCGACTGCTTGCCCTGGGCGATCCCCAGTTAGAAGGCGATACATCGATTATTACAAACTACTTGGGCACGTTTCCACATATCAAGTCTGCCTACAAGAAAGTGACTTTTCAGACGAGCCATTGGTGCTTTCGTGAGAGAGTTAGACAGATTATCCATGATATTGTTGATGTTTTCATGGAGGATCTTCCTTACTGGCTCATGTCGCAGCGCAAACGTGTTGATCTATGGGGCAACGACTTTTATCTGGCGCATATTTATCGTCAGGTAAACTGGTGGACCAATCCTACCCACGTCTCAGTGCTGGGCGACCTTGTCGGTAGTCAATGGATCGACGACAAGGAGTTTGAGAAGCGAGGCCAACGGTTCTGGAACCGTGTGTTTAAAGGAACAGAGAGACTTTCGGACGAATTGGCGAAATACCCGAGTACCAATCACACAATATCTGGAGTTTTGGATGGTAGCGAGGAACAGAAAgcttggaagaagagaatGCTCAACGTGGCAGGAAACCACGATATTGGATACGCTGGAGACCTGACAGAGGAGCGATTGGAACGCTTTGAACGGGTTTTTGGAAAGACCAACTATGAGCTTCGTTTTGAGCTGCCCATTACAGATCCTGAGACGAGAGCTACTCTGTACTCGGACGAAAACCCCGATTCTACAAAAGTGATGCCTCAGCTGCGCATCATTGGTGTCAACGATATGAACCTCGATACACCGGCCAAGTCTATCCCTCTTCAGGATGCTACATATGGCTTTATCAACGATGTCATCGGGACTTCAGGTGCAGTGCAGTACAAGGGAGAGTTTACGCTGATCCTCACGCATATTCCTATGTACAAGCCCGAGGGTATCTGCGTTGACGCACCGCTCTTTGACTTTCACACTACTGCCGACGGCGGGGGTCTAAAGGAGCAGAACCAGCTCAGTGTTGATGCCACCCGGGGTTTCTTGGAGGGCATGTGGGGTATGAGCGCAAAGAGCAATGCTCCTGGCAAAGGTTATGGTCGTCCTGGTCTGATGCTTAATGGTCATGACCACGCAGGTTGCGACACGTACCACTACATCAACCAAACAAACGGAACAGACCCTTCGCAGCGATCATGGCAAGTAGCTAGTTGGTCCGACGCCCAAGCGCAGCAAATCCCAGGAAGCGAGGGTATTCCTGGCCGACGCGAGATCACGGTACGCAGCATGATGGGCGACTTTGGTGGGAATGCTGGTCTGTTGAGTCTATGGTTTGACCAAGAAACCTGGGAGTGGAAGTTCGAGTACGCCACGTGCCCCCTTGGAAATCAGGTCTTTTGGTGGTTCACACATATCTGGGATGTATGCGTGATGGTCTGGGTGGTGCTGTACGCCGTACTTTCGAATCTTGAGACTCGTGGTGTTGACGTTGATGGTTGCGCTGCGAGAACGTGGGACTATGTGCTTCGGAGACGAGAGAAGAAACCTATTGCGAAGAAGTAA
- a CDS encoding hypothetical protein (TransMembrane:4 (i12-31o106-124i136-154o174-194i)), translating into MATTTAKPQKASGYLFIYNTLFALVRIALFIRTTYLWTQQGNGAVWDELNVTARWTETFTVMEILHAVAGLVRAAPATTALQVAGRNTIIWAITRNYPQVGFREDAYSFMLMAWNAADAVRYLYFTLQTGTGSVPAFLTWLRYNMFIVLYPIGILSEMKLVYEVIVPSQARNPMYQYLLWFGLAIYVPAFYILFGHMLAQRAKLNRSISKKQT; encoded by the exons ATGGCGACCACCACAGCAAAGCCTCAAAAGGCTTCAGGTTATCTCTTCATCTACAACACCCTCTTCGCCCTTGTCCGCATCGCTCTTTTCATTCGAACAACGTACCTATGGACACAGCAAGGAAACGGTGCTGTCTGGGATGAACTCAACGTCACAGCGCGATGGACAGAGACGTTTACAGTGATGGAAATTCTTCACGCGGTGGCAGGTCTTGTTCGTGCGGCACCAGCTACGACAGCGTTGCAAGTCGCGGGACGCAATACTATTATCTGGGCTATTACGAGAAACTACCCCCAAGTTGGTTTTCGAGAGGATGCGTACAGTTTTATGCTCATGGCTTGGAACGCAGCTGATGCGGTACGATATTTGTATTTCACGCTTCAGACAGGAACGGGATCTGTACCAGCTTTTTTAACATGGTTGAG ATACAACATGTTTATAGTGCTTTATCCTATTGGTATTCTTTCGGAGATGAAGCTTGTTTACGAGGTTATTGTACCTTCTCAGGCACGAAACCCAATGTATCAGTATTTGCTGTGGTTTGGATTGGCTATTTATGTTCCTGCGTTTTATATCCTTTTTGGACATATGCTGGCTCAGAGGGCAAAGTTGAACAGGTCTATTTCCAAGAAGCAGACTTGA